In Zingiber officinale cultivar Zhangliang chromosome 6A, Zo_v1.1, whole genome shotgun sequence, a single genomic region encodes these proteins:
- the LOC121996695 gene encoding DEAD-box ATP-dependent RNA helicase 6-like produces the protein MNPRGRFPPPGMGNGRGGSGGSNPGFYPRNPQQQPQYVQRSQVTRQPTPQFQHQYQQHQHWSRRNPVEVDSGAYELAKPVQNETADSSSQDWKAQLKIPPRDTRYKTEDVTATKGNEFEDYFLKRELLMGIYEKGFERPSPIQEESIPIALTGCDILARAKNGTGKTAAFCIPALEKIEQDHNVIQGMILVPTRELALQTSQVCKELGKHLKIQVMVTTGGTSLKDDIMRLYQPVHLLVGTPGRILDLANKGICDLDFCSMLIMDEADKLLSPEFQPSIEQLIQFLPANRQILMFSATFPVTVKDFKDRYLPKPYIINLMDELTLKGITQYYAFVEERQKVHCLNALFSKLQINQSIIFCNSVNRVELLAKKITELGYSCFYIHAKMLQDHRNRVFHDFRNGACRNLVCTDLFTRGIDIQAVNVVINFDFPKNSETYLHRVGRSGRYGHLGLAVNLITYEDRFNLYRIEQELGTEIKQIPPQIDQAIYCR, from the exons ATGAATCCTCGTGGTAGGTTTCCTCCGCCTGGCATGGGTAACGGGCGAGGAGGTAGCGGGGGCTCAAACCCTGGGTTTTACCCGAGGAATCCTCAGCAACAACCGCAGTATGTGCAGCGGAGCCAAGTGACTAGGCAACCGACCCCGCAGTTTCAGCATCAATATCAGCAGCATCAGCATTGGTCGAGGAGGAACCCTGTGGAGGTCGATTCTGGTGCTTATGAATTAGCAAAGCCCGTTCAAAATGAGACGGCTGATTCCAG TTCCCAAGATTGGAAGGCGCAATTAAAGATTCCCCCTCGTGACACCCGCTACAAAACAGAG GATGTGACTGCAACAAAAGGAAATGAGTTTGAAGATTATTTTCTGAAGCGAGAACTTCTTATGGGCATATATGAGAAAGGTTTTGAAAGGCCTTCGCCTATTCAGGAAGAAAGCATCCCTATTGCACTCACTGGTTGTGACATTCTTGCGAGAGCTAAAAATGGGACTGGAAAGACAGCTGCATTTTGTATTCCTGCACTTGAAAAAATTGAGCAAGATCACAATGTCATTCAAG gTATGATATTGGTTCCCACGAGAGAATTAGCTCTTCAAACGTCACAAGTTTGTAAGGAACTTGGAAAACATCTGAAGATTCAGGTTATGGTAACTACTGGAGGAACTAGCTTGAAGGATGATATTATGCGGTTATATCAACCTGTTCATTTACTGGTTGGGACTCCTGGTCGAATACTTGATCTTgcaaataaaggcatttgtgaTTTGGATTTCTGTTCCATGCTTATCATGGATGAG GCTGACAAGCTTCTCTCTCCTGAGTTTCAACCATCAATAGAGCAGCTCATTCAGTTTCTTCCTGCTAATAGACAAATTTTAATGTTTTCAGCAACATTTCCTGTTACTGTTAAGGATTTTAAAGACAGATACCTACCAAAACCATATATTATCAATCTAATGGATGAACTCACACTGAAGGGAATAACCCAATATTATGCTTTTGTAGAAGAGAGGCAGAAGGTCCACTGCCTGAATGCCCTTTTCTCAAAG CTTCAAATTAATCAATCCATTATATTCTGTAACTCTGTTAATCGGGTGGAACTATTAGCAAAGAAAATCACAGAGTTGGGTTATTCTTGCTTCTACATTCATGCTAAAATGTTGCAAGATCACAGGAATCGTGTCTTCCATGACTTCCGCAATGGTGCATGCAGGAACCTTGTTTGCACAG ATCTCTTTACCAGAGGAATTGACATTCAAGCTGTTAATGTTGTCATCAATTTTGATTTTCCAAAGAACTCTGAAACATATCTTCACAGG GTTGGTCGTTCAGGAAGATATGGTCATCTTGGTTTAGCTGTCAATCTTATTACCTATGAAGATCGTTTTAACTT GTATCGGATTGAACAAGAGCTTGGAACTGAGATAAAACAGATTCCCCCACAGATTGATCAAGCTATATACTGTCGGTGA
- the LOC121996696 gene encoding probable galacturonosyltransferase-like 3, translated as MPLSALLAALLLLLAAYGMALATSSELPRFREAPAFRNGPGCASAPTVHIAMTLDAAYLRGSLAGVLSVLRHASCPESLFFHFLATRPRRFRPAVAASFPSLAFDVYRFDPDLVRGRISSSVRRALDQPLNYARIYLADILPRSVRRVIYFDSDLVVVDDVARLWATDLAPDHVLAAPEYCHANFTSYFTDRFWSDANFPRSFSGRSRPPCYFNTGVMVMELDRWRAGGYTRMLESWMEVQKREARIYELGSMPPFLLVFAGEVKGVEHRWNQHGLGGDNVEGLCRDLHPGPVSLLHWSGKGKPWLRLDAGHSCPLDALWAPYDLLLRDGHHDLFADV; from the coding sequence atGCCTCTCTCCGCCCTCCTCGCGGCGTTGCTCCTTCTCCTCGCTGCCTACGGGATGGCATTGGCGACCTCCTCGGAACTCCCTCGCTTCCGCGAGGCCCCTGCCTTCCGCAACGGCCCCGGCTGCGCCTCCGCACCCACCGTCCACATCGCCATGACCCTCGACGCCGCCTACCTCCGCGGCTCCCTCGCCGGCGTGCTCTCGGTCCTCCGCCACGCTTCTTGCCCCGAGTCCCTCTTCTTCCACTTCCTCGCCACCCGGCCGCGCCGCTTCCGTCCCGCCGTCGCTGCCTCTTTCCCCTCCCTCGCCTTCGACGTCTACCGCTTCGATCCCGACCTCGTCCGCGGCCGCATCTCCTCCTCCGTCCGCCGCGCCCTCGACCAGCCCCTCAACTACGCGCGCATCTACCTCGCTGACATCCTCCCCCGCTCCGTCCGCCGCGTCATCTACTTTGACTCCGACCTAGTCGTCGTCGACGACGTCGCCCGCCTCTGGGCCACCGACCTCGCCCCGGACCACGTCCTCGCCGCCCCTGAGTACTGCCATGCCAACTTCACCTCCTACTTCACCGACCGATTCTGGTCCGATGCGAACTTTCCCCGCTCCTTCTCCGGCCGCAGCCGCCCGCCATGCTACTTCAACACCGGGGTCATGGTCATGGAGCTCGACCGCTGGCGCGCCGGCGGATACACCCGGATGCTGGAATCCTGGATGGAGGTCCAGAAGCGCGAGGCGCGGATCTACGAGCTCGGCTCGATGCCCCCTTTCCTACTCGTCTTCGCCGGCGAGGTTAAGGGCGTGGAGCATCGGTGGAACCAGCACGGCCTTGGCGGCGATAACGTCGAGGGTTTGTGCCGCGATCTTCACCCGGGACCAGTAAGCCTCCTCCATTGGAGCGGCAAGGGGAAACCCTGGCTCCGCCTCGACGCCGGTCATTCCTGCCCGCTCGACGCACTTTGGGCGCCCTACGACCTCCTTCTCCGCGACGGCCACCACGACCTCTTCGCCGACGTCTAA
- the LOC121996693 gene encoding pentatricopeptide repeat-containing protein At2g26790, mitochondrial-like isoform X2, whose amino-acid sequence MRRLRQLPIVLPNPAAAAPPLRRSIRWANAAVIEDTVFQEVGDKQNLDTAVPRLPACRLSVPFVVCVLRKFRRKPCAALASFKVFENLGFRHTLCTFAELVRILGEADRRNRLVEVFSDRFVVSQGSLDFGVSALFDVLRCNSTSTDTLVVVFGALVKAYTLCGMYKQATEAFCQLPELGFVPSMKLCSYLMNCLAENGNLHMLLQVFDTLEMLGMHPDVYMFTILIKAMCQEGKLDEALSVLNVMKEVGVQLDQITCQTVLEGMCANERPDLAYLFLEEIASEGVILPLVSYNKVISRLCKKNRVEEAENILEYMKKNGVHADGFSYCCLIQGHCGGGNVVRALDLREEMISKGIRKDHVAVSILIQCFCKRGMASAALHYLNKVRASEIYHDKILYSIGLDIYCKLGKMSEAVNLLDEMESQGIAPDRIHLTNLIKGFCKNCDIINAEKVFAGMMKINVHPDPVTFNILAKGFCKNGFVDKASDLVLYMINHGVQPTERTYHLIIDRLCRENKLEEAEKLFMSLEEKGIGQKSLLPSAMVSAQIELNNTKEACALFIWLSKQGHLVNEIACSKLVSELCNKGDLRTASMVIKTMLDRHITPDKITYCKLIGAYSRVGDMTNAKIWFEDMRKRGVSPDVVVYTTLMNGYCKVNFLHEACQLFREMIERGIPVDVHAFTVILDGHLKANHHLGWLYRDKKECISEMKSKFLILLNSMKEMEIKPDIVCYTVLIDGYFKMECVQAANRLLSEMIARGILPDACTYTALLCGYCHLGQIVMARWNLSPKLFQSVDLPSDT is encoded by the exons ATGCGGCGGCTCCGCCAACTCCCAATCGTTCTTCCTAATCCCGCCGCCGCTGCTCCTCCTTTGCGCCGCTCTATCCGTTGGGCTAACGCCGCCGTTATCGAAGACACCGTCTTTCAAGAAGTTGGAGATAAGCAGAACTTGGATACCGCGGTGCCCCGACTTCCTGCTTGCCGCTTGTCCGTTCCTTTTGTCGTCTGCGTCCTGCGCAAGTTCCGCAGGAAACCTTGCGCCGCTCTCGCTTCCTTCAAGGTGTTTGAGAACCTCGGCTTCCGACACACTCTTTGCACTTTTGCTGAACTCGTTCGCattttgggagaagctgatcgtcGGAATCGGTTGGTAGAAGTTTTCTCCGATAGGTTTGTTGTCAGCCAAGGAAGTTTGGATTTTGGGGTCTCTGCCCTCTTTGATGTCCTTCGTTGCAATTCTACTAGCACTGATACGCTCGTTGTGGTCTTCGGTGCGCTTGTTAAGGCATATACGCTCTGCGGCATGTATAAACAGGCCACCGAGGCGTTCTGTCAGCTCCCAGAACTTGGTTTCGTTCCTTCAATGAAGCTTTGTAGTTACCTAATGAATTGCCTCGCAGAAAATGGCAACTTACATATGTTACTGCAGGTGTTTGATACATTGGAGATGCTTGGAATGCATCCGGATGTTTACATGTTCACCATATTGATCAAGGCAATGTGTCAAGAGGGAAAGTTGGATGAGGCGTTGAGTGTCTTGAATGTGATGAAGGAAGTTGGTGTTCAGCTCGATCAAATTACTTGCCAAACGGTTCTAGAAGGAATGTGTGCCAATGAAAGACCTGATTTGGCTTATTTGTTTCTTGAAGAAATTGCGAGTGAGGGTGTAATTTTGCCTCTTGTTTCTTATAACAAAGTGATTAGCAGATTGTGTAAGAAGAATAGAGTTGAAGAAGCAGAAAATATTTTGGAATATATGAAGAAAAATGGAGTGCACGCTGATGGGTTCAGCTATTGCTGTCTCATTCAAGGCCACTGTGGCGGAGGTAATGTAGTGAGAGCATTAGATCTTCGGGAGGAGATGATCTCAAAGGGTATTAGGAAGGATCATGTTGCAGTTAGCATCTTAATTCAATGTTTCTGTAAGAGGGGCATGGCTTCTGCAGCTTTACATTACTTAAACAAAGTTAGAGCATCAGAAATTTACCATGATAAAATTCTTTACAGTATTGGACTAGACATTTATTGTAAGTTGGGAAAGATGAGTGAAGCAGTAAACTTGCTTGATGAGATGGAGAGTCAGGGAATAGCTCCAGATAGAATTCACTTAACAAATTTGATAAAAGGGTTTTGCAAGAATTGTGATATCATCAATGCTGAAAAAGTGTTCGCTGGTATGATGAAGATCAATGTGCATCCTGATCCCGTGACATTCAATATACTTGCCAAAGGTTTTTGTAAAAATGGTTTTGTGGACAAGGCATCTGATCTTGTACTTTATATGATCAACCATGGCGTACAACCTACTGAAAGGACCTATCATTTGATAATTGATAGGCTCTGCAGAGAAAACAAATTAGAGGAAGCAGAAAAGTTATTTATGTCATTAGAAGAAAAGGGGATTGGTCAAAAATCCCTTCTTCCAAGTGCGATGGTCTCAGCTCAGATAGAACTTAATAATACAAAGGAGGCCTGTGCACTTTTTATCTGGCTATCTAAGCAAGGGCATCTTGTAAATGAGATTGCCTGCTCAAAGCTTGTAAGTGAGCTGTGTAATAAGGGAGATTTAAGGACAGCTTCAATGGTGATTAAGACTATGTTAGATAGGCATATTACCCCAGACAAGATAACCTATTGTAAACTTATTGGAGCTTATTCTCGAGTAGGAGACATGACTAATGCTAAGATTTGGTTTGAGGATATGAGGAAACGAGGGGTGTCACCAGATGTTGTAGTATATACTACACTAATGAATGGATACTGCAAGGTCAATTTCTTGCATGAAGCTTGCCAGTTATTTCGTGAGATGATTGAAAGAGGAATTCCTGTTGATGTACATGCTTTCACAGTCATACTGGATGGCCATCTAAAGGCAAATCATCATCTAGGTTGGCTGTATCGTGACAAGAAAGAATGCATAAGTGAAATGAAATCCAAGTTCTTAATTCTTTTGAATAGcatgaaggaaatggagatcaaACCAGATATAGTCTGCTATACTGTTTTGATTGATGGTTATTTCAAGATGGAATGTGTTCAGGCTGCTAACAGACTTCTTTCTGAGATGATTGCAAGAGGAATATTACCAGATGCCTGCACATATACTGCTCTTTTATGTGGTTATTGTCACCTCGGTCAAATTG TGATGGCAAGGTGGAACTTGTCACCTAAATTGTTTCAGTCTGTAGATCTTCCTTCCGACACTTGA
- the LOC121996693 gene encoding pentatricopeptide repeat-containing protein At2g26790, mitochondrial-like isoform X3, translating into MRRLRQLPIVLPNPAAAAPPLRRSIRWANAAVIEDTVFQEVGDKQNLDTAVPRLPACRLSVPFVVCVLRKFRRKPCAALASFKVFENLGFRHTLCTFAELVRILGEADRRNRLVEVFSDRFVVSQGSLDFGVSALFDVLRCNSTSTDTLVVVFGALVKAYTLCGMYKQATEAFCQLPELGFVPSMKLCSYLMNCLAENGNLHMLLQVFDTLEMLGMHPDVYMFTILIKAMCQEGKLDEALSVLNVMKEVGVQLDQITCQTVLEGMCANERPDLAYLFLEEIASEGVILPLVSYNKVISRLCKKNRVEEAENILEYMKKNGVHADGFSYCCLIQGHCGGGNVVRALDLREEMISKGIRKDHVAVSILIQCFCKRGMASAALHYLNKVRASEIYHDKILYSIGLDIYCKLGKMSEAVNLLDEMESQGIAPDRIHLTNLIKGFCKNCDIINAEKVFAGMMKINVHPDPVTFNILAKGFCKNGFVDKASDLVLYMINHGVQPTERTYHLIIDRLCRENKLEEAEKLFMSLEEKGIGQKSLLPSAMVSAQIELNNTKEACALFIWLSKQGHLVNEIACSKLVSELCNKGDLRTASMVIKTMLDRHITPDKITYCKLIGAYSRVGDMTNAKIWFEDMRKRGVSPDVVVYTTLMNGYCKVNFLHEACQLFREMIERGIPVDVHAFTVILDGHLKANHHLGWLYRDKKECISEMKSKFLILLNSMKEMEIKPDIVCYTVLIDGYFKMECVQAANRLLSEMIARGILPDACTYTALLCGYCHLGQIDGDSYCRLQLSRRPWMLLL; encoded by the exons ATGCGGCGGCTCCGCCAACTCCCAATCGTTCTTCCTAATCCCGCCGCCGCTGCTCCTCCTTTGCGCCGCTCTATCCGTTGGGCTAACGCCGCCGTTATCGAAGACACCGTCTTTCAAGAAGTTGGAGATAAGCAGAACTTGGATACCGCGGTGCCCCGACTTCCTGCTTGCCGCTTGTCCGTTCCTTTTGTCGTCTGCGTCCTGCGCAAGTTCCGCAGGAAACCTTGCGCCGCTCTCGCTTCCTTCAAGGTGTTTGAGAACCTCGGCTTCCGACACACTCTTTGCACTTTTGCTGAACTCGTTCGCattttgggagaagctgatcgtcGGAATCGGTTGGTAGAAGTTTTCTCCGATAGGTTTGTTGTCAGCCAAGGAAGTTTGGATTTTGGGGTCTCTGCCCTCTTTGATGTCCTTCGTTGCAATTCTACTAGCACTGATACGCTCGTTGTGGTCTTCGGTGCGCTTGTTAAGGCATATACGCTCTGCGGCATGTATAAACAGGCCACCGAGGCGTTCTGTCAGCTCCCAGAACTTGGTTTCGTTCCTTCAATGAAGCTTTGTAGTTACCTAATGAATTGCCTCGCAGAAAATGGCAACTTACATATGTTACTGCAGGTGTTTGATACATTGGAGATGCTTGGAATGCATCCGGATGTTTACATGTTCACCATATTGATCAAGGCAATGTGTCAAGAGGGAAAGTTGGATGAGGCGTTGAGTGTCTTGAATGTGATGAAGGAAGTTGGTGTTCAGCTCGATCAAATTACTTGCCAAACGGTTCTAGAAGGAATGTGTGCCAATGAAAGACCTGATTTGGCTTATTTGTTTCTTGAAGAAATTGCGAGTGAGGGTGTAATTTTGCCTCTTGTTTCTTATAACAAAGTGATTAGCAGATTGTGTAAGAAGAATAGAGTTGAAGAAGCAGAAAATATTTTGGAATATATGAAGAAAAATGGAGTGCACGCTGATGGGTTCAGCTATTGCTGTCTCATTCAAGGCCACTGTGGCGGAGGTAATGTAGTGAGAGCATTAGATCTTCGGGAGGAGATGATCTCAAAGGGTATTAGGAAGGATCATGTTGCAGTTAGCATCTTAATTCAATGTTTCTGTAAGAGGGGCATGGCTTCTGCAGCTTTACATTACTTAAACAAAGTTAGAGCATCAGAAATTTACCATGATAAAATTCTTTACAGTATTGGACTAGACATTTATTGTAAGTTGGGAAAGATGAGTGAAGCAGTAAACTTGCTTGATGAGATGGAGAGTCAGGGAATAGCTCCAGATAGAATTCACTTAACAAATTTGATAAAAGGGTTTTGCAAGAATTGTGATATCATCAATGCTGAAAAAGTGTTCGCTGGTATGATGAAGATCAATGTGCATCCTGATCCCGTGACATTCAATATACTTGCCAAAGGTTTTTGTAAAAATGGTTTTGTGGACAAGGCATCTGATCTTGTACTTTATATGATCAACCATGGCGTACAACCTACTGAAAGGACCTATCATTTGATAATTGATAGGCTCTGCAGAGAAAACAAATTAGAGGAAGCAGAAAAGTTATTTATGTCATTAGAAGAAAAGGGGATTGGTCAAAAATCCCTTCTTCCAAGTGCGATGGTCTCAGCTCAGATAGAACTTAATAATACAAAGGAGGCCTGTGCACTTTTTATCTGGCTATCTAAGCAAGGGCATCTTGTAAATGAGATTGCCTGCTCAAAGCTTGTAAGTGAGCTGTGTAATAAGGGAGATTTAAGGACAGCTTCAATGGTGATTAAGACTATGTTAGATAGGCATATTACCCCAGACAAGATAACCTATTGTAAACTTATTGGAGCTTATTCTCGAGTAGGAGACATGACTAATGCTAAGATTTGGTTTGAGGATATGAGGAAACGAGGGGTGTCACCAGATGTTGTAGTATATACTACACTAATGAATGGATACTGCAAGGTCAATTTCTTGCATGAAGCTTGCCAGTTATTTCGTGAGATGATTGAAAGAGGAATTCCTGTTGATGTACATGCTTTCACAGTCATACTGGATGGCCATCTAAAGGCAAATCATCATCTAGGTTGGCTGTATCGTGACAAGAAAGAATGCATAAGTGAAATGAAATCCAAGTTCTTAATTCTTTTGAATAGcatgaaggaaatggagatcaaACCAGATATAGTCTGCTATACTGTTTTGATTGATGGTTATTTCAAGATGGAATGTGTTCAGGCTGCTAACAGACTTCTTTCTGAGATGATTGCAAGAGGAATATTACCAGATGCCTGCACATATACTGCTCTTTTATGTGGTTATTGTCACCTCGGTCAAATTG ATGGCGATAGCTATTGCAGGTTACAATTATCTCGGAGGCCATGGATGTTGCTGCTTTAA
- the LOC121996693 gene encoding pentatricopeptide repeat-containing protein At2g26790, mitochondrial-like isoform X1: protein MRRLRQLPIVLPNPAAAAPPLRRSIRWANAAVIEDTVFQEVGDKQNLDTAVPRLPACRLSVPFVVCVLRKFRRKPCAALASFKVFENLGFRHTLCTFAELVRILGEADRRNRLVEVFSDRFVVSQGSLDFGVSALFDVLRCNSTSTDTLVVVFGALVKAYTLCGMYKQATEAFCQLPELGFVPSMKLCSYLMNCLAENGNLHMLLQVFDTLEMLGMHPDVYMFTILIKAMCQEGKLDEALSVLNVMKEVGVQLDQITCQTVLEGMCANERPDLAYLFLEEIASEGVILPLVSYNKVISRLCKKNRVEEAENILEYMKKNGVHADGFSYCCLIQGHCGGGNVVRALDLREEMISKGIRKDHVAVSILIQCFCKRGMASAALHYLNKVRASEIYHDKILYSIGLDIYCKLGKMSEAVNLLDEMESQGIAPDRIHLTNLIKGFCKNCDIINAEKVFAGMMKINVHPDPVTFNILAKGFCKNGFVDKASDLVLYMINHGVQPTERTYHLIIDRLCRENKLEEAEKLFMSLEEKGIGQKSLLPSAMVSAQIELNNTKEACALFIWLSKQGHLVNEIACSKLVSELCNKGDLRTASMVIKTMLDRHITPDKITYCKLIGAYSRVGDMTNAKIWFEDMRKRGVSPDVVVYTTLMNGYCKVNFLHEACQLFREMIERGIPVDVHAFTVILDGHLKANHHLGWLYRDKKECISEMKSKFLILLNSMKEMEIKPDIVCYTVLIDGYFKMECVQAANRLLSEMIARGILPDACTYTALLCGYCHLGQIGKAEMLLEEMILKGVKPDLVVLSVMARWNLSPKLFQSVDLPSDT from the coding sequence ATGCGGCGGCTCCGCCAACTCCCAATCGTTCTTCCTAATCCCGCCGCCGCTGCTCCTCCTTTGCGCCGCTCTATCCGTTGGGCTAACGCCGCCGTTATCGAAGACACCGTCTTTCAAGAAGTTGGAGATAAGCAGAACTTGGATACCGCGGTGCCCCGACTTCCTGCTTGCCGCTTGTCCGTTCCTTTTGTCGTCTGCGTCCTGCGCAAGTTCCGCAGGAAACCTTGCGCCGCTCTCGCTTCCTTCAAGGTGTTTGAGAACCTCGGCTTCCGACACACTCTTTGCACTTTTGCTGAACTCGTTCGCattttgggagaagctgatcgtcGGAATCGGTTGGTAGAAGTTTTCTCCGATAGGTTTGTTGTCAGCCAAGGAAGTTTGGATTTTGGGGTCTCTGCCCTCTTTGATGTCCTTCGTTGCAATTCTACTAGCACTGATACGCTCGTTGTGGTCTTCGGTGCGCTTGTTAAGGCATATACGCTCTGCGGCATGTATAAACAGGCCACCGAGGCGTTCTGTCAGCTCCCAGAACTTGGTTTCGTTCCTTCAATGAAGCTTTGTAGTTACCTAATGAATTGCCTCGCAGAAAATGGCAACTTACATATGTTACTGCAGGTGTTTGATACATTGGAGATGCTTGGAATGCATCCGGATGTTTACATGTTCACCATATTGATCAAGGCAATGTGTCAAGAGGGAAAGTTGGATGAGGCGTTGAGTGTCTTGAATGTGATGAAGGAAGTTGGTGTTCAGCTCGATCAAATTACTTGCCAAACGGTTCTAGAAGGAATGTGTGCCAATGAAAGACCTGATTTGGCTTATTTGTTTCTTGAAGAAATTGCGAGTGAGGGTGTAATTTTGCCTCTTGTTTCTTATAACAAAGTGATTAGCAGATTGTGTAAGAAGAATAGAGTTGAAGAAGCAGAAAATATTTTGGAATATATGAAGAAAAATGGAGTGCACGCTGATGGGTTCAGCTATTGCTGTCTCATTCAAGGCCACTGTGGCGGAGGTAATGTAGTGAGAGCATTAGATCTTCGGGAGGAGATGATCTCAAAGGGTATTAGGAAGGATCATGTTGCAGTTAGCATCTTAATTCAATGTTTCTGTAAGAGGGGCATGGCTTCTGCAGCTTTACATTACTTAAACAAAGTTAGAGCATCAGAAATTTACCATGATAAAATTCTTTACAGTATTGGACTAGACATTTATTGTAAGTTGGGAAAGATGAGTGAAGCAGTAAACTTGCTTGATGAGATGGAGAGTCAGGGAATAGCTCCAGATAGAATTCACTTAACAAATTTGATAAAAGGGTTTTGCAAGAATTGTGATATCATCAATGCTGAAAAAGTGTTCGCTGGTATGATGAAGATCAATGTGCATCCTGATCCCGTGACATTCAATATACTTGCCAAAGGTTTTTGTAAAAATGGTTTTGTGGACAAGGCATCTGATCTTGTACTTTATATGATCAACCATGGCGTACAACCTACTGAAAGGACCTATCATTTGATAATTGATAGGCTCTGCAGAGAAAACAAATTAGAGGAAGCAGAAAAGTTATTTATGTCATTAGAAGAAAAGGGGATTGGTCAAAAATCCCTTCTTCCAAGTGCGATGGTCTCAGCTCAGATAGAACTTAATAATACAAAGGAGGCCTGTGCACTTTTTATCTGGCTATCTAAGCAAGGGCATCTTGTAAATGAGATTGCCTGCTCAAAGCTTGTAAGTGAGCTGTGTAATAAGGGAGATTTAAGGACAGCTTCAATGGTGATTAAGACTATGTTAGATAGGCATATTACCCCAGACAAGATAACCTATTGTAAACTTATTGGAGCTTATTCTCGAGTAGGAGACATGACTAATGCTAAGATTTGGTTTGAGGATATGAGGAAACGAGGGGTGTCACCAGATGTTGTAGTATATACTACACTAATGAATGGATACTGCAAGGTCAATTTCTTGCATGAAGCTTGCCAGTTATTTCGTGAGATGATTGAAAGAGGAATTCCTGTTGATGTACATGCTTTCACAGTCATACTGGATGGCCATCTAAAGGCAAATCATCATCTAGGTTGGCTGTATCGTGACAAGAAAGAATGCATAAGTGAAATGAAATCCAAGTTCTTAATTCTTTTGAATAGcatgaaggaaatggagatcaaACCAGATATAGTCTGCTATACTGTTTTGATTGATGGTTATTTCAAGATGGAATGTGTTCAGGCTGCTAACAGACTTCTTTCTGAGATGATTGCAAGAGGAATATTACCAGATGCCTGCACATATACTGCTCTTTTATGTGGTTATTGTCACCTCGGTCAAATTGGTAAGGCTGAAATGTTGTTGGAAGAAATGATACTGAAAGGAGTTAAACCTGATTTAGTTGTTTTATCAGTGATGGCAAGGTGGAACTTGTCACCTAAATTGTTTCAGTCTGTAGATCTTCCTTCCGACACTTGA